One genomic region from Amphiprion ocellaris isolate individual 3 ecotype Okinawa chromosome 20, ASM2253959v1, whole genome shotgun sequence encodes:
- the slc35g2a gene encoding solute carrier family 35 member G2a, which yields MESTHLLGGSKKRVKIHPHTVTAKYATHTPYAPQPGVHTHFPQPGDDGYDDAPSFEDFGSFLEETSDRKQLTESRKWPLTLFGSKDKDKDTSNRPQAAGGGEGSQGGAKAAKGSGKGVGEQLASFGEASVSASRLTWVGLLGAALAHGCLIVLTRVASERFSLGPLFLLLVRSIVQLLSVIVPLHRGENLFGPEGYRLRLLCYGVTYSLSLCCAYASLTFVSPGNGTTTWRLATTALSATLAFLLLEERLGLADGITIAAGLCGLGLVLLPTVDESNSDSPTDPVVFWRGAFGWSLSALAGLWMALALVGYRSLKERVGVGTALFTVSWTGCLLAPASLALLQEGWSWPMSAPAWGLVLGLVACSVAAFLGMTHALTRLHPALVSASQSLEVPISMLLHLAVLPVAPTAPEVVGNVMVVLSVGWLVAMKLLPSRGGSRRQREEYEEILDSPIK from the coding sequence ATGGAGTCCACTCACCTCCTAGGTGGATCTAAGAAGAGAGTAAAGATCCACCCTCACACTGTCACAGCCAAGTACGCCACACACACCCCCTACGCTCCCCAACCCGGAGTACACACTCACTTCCCCCAACCTGGAGACGACGGCTATGATGACGCTCCGTCTTTTGAGGACTTTGGCTCGTTCCTGGAGGAGAcgtcagacagaaaacagctgacGGAGAGCCGGAAGTGGCCTCTGACGCTGTTTGGCTCCAAAGACAAGGACAAGGACACGTCCAACAGACCTCAAGCTGCCGGGGGAGGAGAAGGGAGCCAAGGGGGAGCCAAAGCAGCAAAAGGGTCTGGGAAGGGAGTAGGGGAACAGCTGGCCAGCTTTGGCGAGGCGTCGGTGTCTGCATCTCGGCTCACCTGGGTGGGGCTGCTCGGGGCGGCGCTGGCACATGGCTGTTTGATTGTTCTGACCCGTGTGGCCTCCGAACGCTTCAGCCTCGGCCCCCTGTTTCTGCTCTTGGTTCGGTCCATCGTACAGCTCCTGTCTGTGATTGTACCGCTGCACAGGGGGGAGAACCTTTTTGGACCAGAGGGCTATCGACTACGTCTGCTCTGTTACGGCGTCACCTACTCCCTCTCCCTTTGTTGCGCCTACGCGTCCTTAACCTTTGTCTCCCCCGGAAATGGTACAACAACCTGGCGCCTGGCGACCACCGCGCTGTCGGCAACCCTTGCCTTCCTGCTCTTGGAAGAGAGGCTGGGACTGGCTGATGGGATAACCATAGCCGCGGGGCTGTGTGGTCTGGGGCTCGTTTTACTTCCCACTGTAGACGAGAGCAATTCAGATTCACCGACTGACCCGGTTGTGTTCTGGAGGGGTGCCTTTGGATGGTCGCTTTCGGCTCTTGCGGGGTTGTGGATGGCCCTGGCGTTGGTCGGTTACCGTTCCCTGAAGGAGAGGGTGGGAGTCGGCACCGCTTTGTTTACAGTGAGCTGGACAGGCTGCCTGTTAGCTCCGGCCTCTTTGGCGCTGCTCCAGGAAGGCTGGTCCTGGCCGATGAGTGCCCCAGCCTGGGGCCTGGTCCTGGGCCTGGTTGCCTGCTCGGTCGCAGCCTTCCTGGGAATGACGCACGCCCTCACCCGACTTCACCCAGCTCTGGTCTCTGCCTCTCAGAGCTTGGAGGTGCCTATCTCCATGCTCCTGCATCTGGCGGTGCTGCCGGTGGCTCCCACTGCACCGGAGGTCGTGGGGAACGTGATGGTCGTGCTGAGCGTCGGCTGGCTGGTGGCGATGAAGCTGCTTCCCTCTCGAGGTGGCAGCCGGCGCCAGAGGGAGGAGTACGAGGAGATCCTGGACTCACCCATCAAATAG
- the LOC111563438 gene encoding uncharacterized protein LOC111563438, whose amino-acid sequence MHVLEMWRVLCMLGIMASSLCVNEVEYEGNYADNYDNEISQDQQEGESPTTPCNAELSRWDKLFIALEDSHMRQNMLLESMEQCCGGMFSLRTQVDKLAKGTCQQCVPSLESACRAQAEQASLRLQRGLVELREEEVERERRLNATLQMLLRNSHEENARLKRLEEALPSGPADGRMGHQPTVRPGGLGAAFGLGMKPFPSGLKEQEVTSPLDMATMEGALVAIATQLQRIHLQLSKVIEQAGTLTKNRGDT is encoded by the exons ATGCATGTGTTGGAGATGTGGCGGGTGCTCTGCATGCTTGGCATCATGGCTTCTTCTCTGTGTGTGAATGAGGTTGAGTATGAAGGGAACTACGCAGACAACTATGACAACGAGATCTCTCAGGACCAGCAGGAGG GAGAGTCTCCAACCACGCCATGCAATGCAGAACTCTCACGCTGGGACAAGCTTTTCATTGCTCTGGAGGACTCCCACATGAGACAGAACATGCTGCTGGAATCTATGGAGCAGTGCTGTGGAGGAATGTTCTCACTGAGGACGCAGGTGGACAAGCTGGCCAAGGGGACGTGCCAGCAGTGTGTACCCAGCCTGGAATCAGCGTGCAGGGCACAGGCAGAGCAGGCGAGTCTCAGGCTTCAGCGGGGCCTGGTGGAGCTCAGAGAGGAGGAggtagagagggagaggaggttAAATGCCACCTTACAGATGCTCCTGCGCAACAGCCATGAGGAGAATGCCCGGTTGAAGAGGCTGGAGGAAGCGTTGCCATCGGGACCAGCAGACGGCCGGATGGGACACCAGCCAACCGTGAGACCTGGAGGTTTGGGAGCAGCGTTTGGCTTGGGGATGAAACCGTTCCCATCTGGCCTGAAGGAGCAGGAAGTGACTTCACCACTGGACATGGCCACAATGGAAGGGGCTCTGGTTGCCATAGCAACACAGCTGCAGAGGATTCACCTGCAGCTGAGCAAAGTGATAGAGCAGGCAGGAACACTGACGAAGAACAGAGGAGACACATGA